One Flagellimonas sp. CMM7 genomic region harbors:
- a CDS encoding JAB domain-containing protein, whose product MGTQVNEISIRYKERIPAPFWKQIKCSKDAAELLFQTWNKDTIAVHESFKIVLLNNSNRVKGIYQISQGGITATLVDLRILFAVVLKTLSVGVILSHCHPSGKLEASNQDRQITDKIQKAAELFDVKILDHIIIAPTGEYYSFADNGQI is encoded by the coding sequence ATGGGAACACAAGTTAACGAAATAAGCATACGATACAAAGAACGAATTCCCGCTCCCTTTTGGAAACAGATCAAATGTTCCAAGGATGCAGCGGAACTCTTGTTCCAAACATGGAACAAAGATACCATAGCGGTACATGAATCCTTTAAAATTGTTTTGTTGAACAACAGTAACAGGGTCAAAGGCATTTATCAGATATCACAGGGCGGTATTACGGCAACTTTGGTCGATCTACGGATCCTTTTTGCCGTAGTACTGAAAACACTTTCCGTGGGTGTCATTCTTTCACACTGCCACCCCAGCGGGAAATTGGAGGCCAGTAATCAGGACAGACAGATCACGGATAAGATCCAAAAGGCAGCGGAACTTTTCGATGTCAAGATATTGGATCATATCATCATTGCCCCTACTGGGGAATACTACAGTTTTGCGGACAACGGCCAGATTTAA
- a CDS encoding pentapeptide repeat-containing protein has protein sequence MTSNDVVSKTSSRFNELVELRESLSSTMGQEHKWICLVTGNYLYNDVSKKRFFAAKINDKMAFKLIRMARFNSNNIRLWGNSLFIGMTIGSNDNETTYLSHFDFSNIDLSHTRFKDFDGHMIDFSGCKFQETTFEEFDVRSCDFTNAIFDNIKIVNRALNVASMYKTFYSGMNIHSSNQLHFYKPFPRLLCKLLAEEISEMDSTEFSEAIGKDDTHTYFTNLRGLWQWVFQNRTLTKKTFEQNYPPKSEDKEIQSQISSFIGDFYDEYSRGSQRIS, from the coding sequence ATGACGAGCAATGATGTTGTTTCAAAAACCAGTTCAAGGTTTAATGAGTTGGTCGAGTTGAGGGAAAGCTTATCCAGTACGATGGGCCAGGAGCATAAGTGGATTTGTTTGGTCACGGGAAACTATCTATACAATGATGTGTCAAAGAAACGGTTCTTTGCTGCAAAAATTAACGATAAGATGGCCTTCAAATTGATTCGGATGGCTAGATTTAACAGCAATAATATAAGGCTTTGGGGGAATTCCCTATTCATAGGGATGACGATAGGATCGAATGATAACGAAACCACATATTTGTCCCATTTTGATTTCTCAAATATTGATTTGTCCCATACGCGATTTAAGGATTTTGATGGGCACATGATTGATTTTTCAGGCTGTAAATTTCAAGAAACAACTTTCGAAGAGTTCGATGTTCGATCTTGTGACTTTACAAATGCCATTTTTGATAATATCAAAATTGTGAATCGGGCATTGAACGTCGCTTCCATGTACAAGACGTTTTATTCCGGCATGAACATCCATAGCTCGAATCAACTCCATTTTTATAAACCATTTCCACGTCTTTTGTGCAAACTATTGGCGGAAGAAATTTCCGAAATGGATTCTACTGAATTCTCTGAAGCCATAGGGAAAGATGACACGCACACCTATTTCACCAATCTACGAGGATTGTGGCAATGGGTTTTTCAAAATAGGACGCTGACAAAGAAAACCTTTGAACAAAATTATCCGCCTAAATCTGAAGATAAAGAGATACAAAGTCAAATCTCATCTTTTATCGGTGATTTCTATGATGAGTATTCCAGGGGTAGTCAAAGGATTTCCTAA
- the mobB gene encoding MobB family relaxase — MYITITAQKIGRGFETYNSSVRDYVAYLEKENQDLESDWQETFFDQNENAIAPERVISEIDGNTAKLKKRESKFYSIVVSPSQQELKHIGNDPEVLRRYTREIMKDYAASFYRDRKVTVDDIKYYAKIEHERTFRGFEKKVLENTPYRKQIAKLQNDLAKVERGELQINPRAIQKEIERLTKEAPYKVNGKMVVEGMKKEGTQSHIHIIVSRKDVTNTYSLSPGTKFKESETILNGKKVKQGFHRDGFYQSAEKTFDRMFSYERNYVERYNTKKLYRQNPKKFMALLMGLPSNEKQSALKLLHKGGIHIPNIPTNKVQLAYKVIMKLKQGVERAIRSGAIEI, encoded by the coding sequence ATGTATATCACCATCACAGCACAGAAAATCGGAAGGGGTTTCGAGACCTATAACAGCAGTGTCCGCGATTATGTAGCCTATCTGGAAAAGGAGAACCAAGATTTGGAATCCGACTGGCAAGAGACCTTTTTTGACCAGAATGAAAATGCCATTGCCCCGGAAAGGGTCATATCGGAAATTGACGGTAATACCGCCAAGCTAAAAAAAAGGGAGTCCAAATTCTACTCCATTGTGGTAAGTCCAAGCCAACAGGAACTCAAACACATAGGCAATGATCCCGAGGTGCTGAGACGATATACCCGAGAGATCATGAAGGATTATGCCGCTTCCTTTTATCGGGATAGAAAGGTGACGGTTGATGACATCAAGTACTATGCAAAGATTGAGCATGAACGTACTTTTAGGGGCTTTGAAAAGAAGGTATTGGAAAATACACCTTACCGAAAACAGATTGCCAAACTCCAAAATGATCTTGCCAAAGTGGAGCGTGGGGAACTCCAAATAAATCCCCGTGCCATCCAAAAGGAAATCGAACGCTTGACTAAAGAAGCCCCGTACAAGGTCAATGGCAAAATGGTGGTCGAGGGAATGAAAAAGGAAGGGACACAGTCCCATATCCATATCATCGTCAGCCGAAAGGACGTGACCAATACCTACAGTCTTTCCCCTGGGACCAAGTTCAAGGAATCGGAAACCATCCTCAACGGCAAAAAGGTCAAACAGGGGTTCCATCGCGACGGGTTCTACCAATCCGCTGAAAAGACCTTTGACCGCATGTTTTCGTATGAGCGGAATTATGTGGAACGATACAACACCAAAAAGCTGTACCGACAAAACCCCAAAAAGTTCATGGCCCTATTGATGGGATTGCCCTCCAATGAAAAACAGAGTGCCCTGAAACTGTTGCATAAAGGAGGGATTCATATCCCCAACATTCCAACCAACAAGGTGCAATTGGCCTATAAGGTCATTATGAAACTTAAACAAGGTGTTGAACGGGCCATCAGATCGGGGGCCATTGAAATCTGA
- a CDS encoding BfmA/BtgA family mobilization protein — translation MDGFKSIRLRIGTIKRFKGFSKKMSKSYSDTLESVMDFFEWHGFTPSDGLGKSFLQEIIKNRKLTETSIKRTEASIAIIRDIEITQTKPTNAILEALLEQKVKHERPKVEQRPPKPGPQIEITVPRIRHERLMDKMEMLKRESQYVVENTTLMKPSFGKPYLRLDITEGELENYKRTLQNL, via the coding sequence ATGGACGGTTTCAAATCCATTAGGTTAAGGATAGGTACCATAAAAAGGTTCAAAGGGTTTTCCAAGAAGATGTCGAAATCCTATTCGGACACACTTGAATCCGTCATGGACTTTTTTGAATGGCATGGCTTTACACCTTCGGACGGGCTGGGCAAAAGCTTCCTCCAAGAGATTATCAAGAACCGGAAACTTACCGAGACTTCCATCAAACGCACAGAGGCCTCCATTGCCATTATCCGTGACATTGAGATTACACAGACCAAGCCCACGAATGCCATTTTGGAAGCCCTGCTCGAACAAAAGGTCAAGCATGAAAGGCCAAAGGTGGAACAAAGACCACCGAAACCGGGACCCCAAATAGAGATCACCGTCCCCAGGATCCGCCACGAACGGCTCATGGACAAAATGGAAATGCTCAAAAGAGAAAGCCAATACGTGGTGGAGAACACCACTCTTATGAAACCCTCCTTCGGAAAACCCTATCTGCGGTTGGACATCACCGAAGGGGAACTGGAAAACTATAAGAGAACACTTCAAAATCTTTGA
- a CDS encoding type IV secretory system conjugative DNA transfer family protein: MLTITVVHIVLLLFPFGCLISFFLVKYLRNGFVASWVLVLGMGTALFFLLETSVFLRAMLYLFLPWGFVNLLYYVFIPGREANAIDKKYRLVLHTKGSKVVLDNIRRGISIIGAAGSGKTESVVYNLFKHFAANLFCGVMHDYKNFEITEMAYPLFKGTDRKFHIVSFDPIYSRVNPIAPRYLPDEESVHEISRVLLENLLELKESGSSGTSKFFQDAAEGLISGLIWRLKTNYQDYCTIPHMISLYQHLDTEHLVRFLSADLTSKAMADAFISGVDSDRQTAGVKSTLANAFKKISTHKIFMALSADEVSLDVNNPQNPSVISIVNDPKKETSLSPVIATIIHTISKQMSDRNRLTSFFLIEEASTIRLLNMHRIPATLRSYDIATVYVLQDKIQNDMLYGDKASKAILGNLSYQFFGKANDPDTAKYYERFFEIVKKQSKSVNKGYNLNFDTRVTQSEREVSKTRADAFYGLRQGEFVIFFDGKDKKVLFKFPKKTQKLPAPNAKTQAELKFNFEKIHGEVKSILK, translated from the coding sequence ATGTTGACCATTACAGTAGTACATATTGTTTTGTTGTTGTTTCCATTTGGTTGCTTGATTTCTTTCTTCTTGGTCAAGTACCTCCGCAATGGGTTTGTAGCGTCATGGGTGTTGGTCCTTGGAATGGGGACGGCTCTTTTCTTTCTATTGGAAACCAGTGTTTTTTTGAGAGCCATGCTTTATTTGTTTTTGCCCTGGGGATTTGTGAACCTCCTGTATTATGTCTTTATCCCAGGCAGAGAGGCCAATGCCATTGACAAAAAATATCGCTTGGTGTTACATACCAAAGGGTCCAAGGTCGTGTTGGATAATATTCGAAGGGGCATCTCCATTATTGGGGCAGCAGGAAGCGGGAAGACCGAGAGTGTCGTATACAATCTTTTTAAGCATTTTGCGGCCAACCTTTTTTGTGGGGTAATGCACGATTACAAGAACTTCGAGATCACGGAAATGGCCTACCCGCTCTTCAAGGGCACCGACCGGAAGTTTCATATAGTTTCCTTTGACCCAATATACAGTCGGGTCAATCCGATTGCTCCAAGGTATTTGCCCGACGAGGAAAGTGTCCATGAGATTTCCCGTGTCCTTCTGGAAAACCTGCTCGAACTCAAGGAAAGTGGCAGCAGTGGCACATCAAAGTTCTTTCAGGATGCTGCGGAGGGATTGATCAGTGGACTGATTTGGCGGTTGAAAACAAATTACCAAGACTATTGTACCATTCCCCATATGATCTCGCTGTATCAACATCTGGACACAGAGCATTTGGTACGCTTTCTTAGTGCCGACCTGACCTCCAAGGCCATGGCGGATGCCTTTATCAGCGGGGTGGATTCTGATAGACAGACGGCAGGCGTGAAGAGTACCTTGGCCAATGCCTTCAAGAAGATCAGTACACATAAAATATTCATGGCCCTTTCAGCGGATGAAGTGTCCTTGGACGTGAATAATCCCCAAAACCCCTCCGTCATCTCCATTGTGAACGACCCGAAAAAGGAAACCTCCCTATCTCCAGTGATAGCGACCATAATCCATACCATTTCCAAACAGATGAGCGACCGGAACCGTTTGACCTCATTCTTCCTCATCGAAGAGGCTTCCACCATACGGCTCTTGAACATGCACCGGATTCCAGCAACATTGAGGAGCTATGACATTGCAACGGTCTATGTACTACAGGATAAGATCCAGAACGATATGCTCTATGGGGACAAGGCGAGCAAGGCTATATTGGGCAATCTCTCCTACCAATTCTTCGGAAAGGCGAATGACCCTGACACTGCTAAATACTATGAGCGTTTTTTTGAGATTGTCAAAAAACAGTCGAAGAGCGTGAACAAAGGGTATAATCTCAATTTTGATACACGAGTTACACAGAGTGAAAGGGAAGTGTCAAAGACAAGGGCAGATGCTTTTTACGGATTACGACAAGGGGAATTTGTGATATTCTTTGACGGAAAGGATAAAAAAGTTCTGTTTAAGTTTCCCAAAAAAACCCAGAAGTTGCCTGCCCCTAATGCCAAGACACAAGCTGAGCTAAAGTTTAATTTTGAAAAGATTCATGGAGAGGTGAAATCTATTCTTAAATAA
- a CDS encoding single-stranded DNA-binding protein codes for MSTLRNKVQLIGNIGGDPKVTVLESGSKTARFSMATNEYYRNAKGEKVQSTQWHNVVAWDKKADVIEKYAHKGKEIAIEGRLISRSYTNEMDVKCYVTEIVATEILLLGAKESNRESQNGEQASTNGKDQKTVSKAKDGKVEKAA; via the coding sequence ATGAGTACATTGAGAAACAAAGTCCAATTGATCGGGAACATAGGGGGCGACCCTAAGGTCACCGTTCTAGAAAGTGGAAGCAAAACGGCGCGCTTTTCCATGGCGACCAACGAGTATTACAGAAACGCCAAAGGAGAAAAGGTGCAGTCTACACAATGGCACAATGTGGTAGCCTGGGACAAAAAAGCCGATGTCATCGAAAAGTATGCCCATAAGGGCAAGGAAATTGCCATCGAAGGCAGGTTGATCTCACGGAGCTACACCAACGAAATGGACGTGAAATGCTACGTTACCGAAATCGTGGCCACCGAGATTCTGTTATTGGGAGCCAAGGAAAGTAATAGGGAATCCCAAAATGGGGAACAAGCCTCTACAAATGGGAAAGACCAAAAAACCGTTTCCAAGGCTAAGGATGGAAAAGTAGAAAAAGCTGCTTGA